In Sphingobacterium sp. SYP-B4668, the sequence GCATGTGCTCCTCAAAAATCGCTAGGAGAAATAGAATTTGAATGATAAAAAGCAAACCGATTAAGGTATAGCGAAGTATCTGGTGATGCCGCATTACAAGTTTTGAAGCGCAAAATTAGACATTATTAACACAAAAAAAAAGCCCCCTAAAATAAAGAAGGCTTTTCACTTAAAAATGACAATTCGAAGGTTATCCTTTCAATGTTGCAGCATTCAACCGTAATGAATTCAAGATGACGGATACTGAACTAAAGCTCATCGCAGCAGCGGCAATCATTGGAGACAATAAAACACCAAAAAATGGATATAAAAGCCCTGCGGCAACTGGAATACCCAAGACATTATATAAAAATGCAAAAGTTAGATTCTCTTTGATATTTCGGGTCAATTTTTCACTTAAAATTTTAGCCTTCACAATTCCATTTAAATCTCCCTTGATGAGGGTGACCTGTGCGCTCTCTATAGCTACATCGGTGCCCGTTCCCATAGCTATTCCTATATCAGCTTGCGCTAGGGCAGGGGCGTCATTGATGCCATCCCCAGCCATTGCTACTGTCTTACCCTCTCCTTGCATTTTTTTAATCTCATTCAACTTGTCTTCAGGTAGCGCCTGAGCCAAATAGTGCTTGATACCCAGTTCATCGGCAACAGCCTTCGCAGTACGCTCATTGTCTCCGGTAATCATGACCACTTCCACACCATGCTCCACCAATTTGTGTATAGCTTCTCTTGATGTAGTCTTAATGGCATCTGATATCGTAATAAATCCTGCAAGTCGATCATCGATCGAGAGATAAGACACGGTCTTTCCCTTTGACTGTTCAGTTTCAACCTGATTTTGGATCGTCGCATCGAGGATAATATTGAAATCCGTCAAAAGTGTATCATTTCCGAGCAAAACACGTTTGCCGTCGATCTTTCCAGCAACACCTTTTCCTGATATATTCTCAAAATCAATCACTTGATTAAAATTAATCGACATTTGTTTAGCTTTGAGGACTGTTGCCTCGGCAAGTGGATGGGTACTGTTTTGATTGAGAGATCCTGCGGCTTGAAGGATGTCCTCTTTGGTATATCCTGCCAAAGGCACTACATCATTTACTGTAGGCTTTCCTTCGGTGATGGTCCCCGTTTTATCCGTTACCAAGACGTTTACCTTATTGAGCTTCTCAAGCGCTTCGGCATTTTTTATCAATATACCATTCTTTGCCCCCTTACCGACTCCAACCATCACCGACATTGGCGTGGCCAATCCTAATGCGCAAGGACAAGCCACAATTAAGACAGCCAGGAGATTGGCAAAAGCAAATACAATCTTCGGCTCAGGACCCCAAATCATCCAAGCCGCAAATGTTAAAATCGAAATAACAATCACAACCGGAACAAAAATACTCGAAACTCTATCCGTCAATTTTTGTATAGGCGCCTTGCTTCTGCTGGCTGTATTCACCATGTTTATAATCTGTGAAAGCAGTGTCTCTTCACCCACACGTTGTGCCTCCATAAGAAAAGTTTTATTACCATTAATTGTACCCGAAGACACCTTGTCACCAACAACTTTGTCTACAGGGATGGGCTCACCCGTAATCATCGATTCATCGATGGTGCTATTACCCTCCGTGATGACACCATCAACTGGTATTTTGTCACCTGGCCTGACCTTCAGGATGTTGCCCAACTCGATAGCGTCCACAGGAATCTTTCTATCTTGTCCATTATCGACAAGGATAGCTTCGGAGGGGGTTAGCTTAATCAGTTCCTTTATTGCAGAGTTGGTTCTGGAATGCGCTTTTGCTTCCATAACTTGTCCCAATAATACCAAGGTCAGTATGACACATACAGACTCAAAATAGAGGCCTACACCGCCGTGATGTCCTCTAAACTCTTGGGGGAAAATCTCAGGAAATAATAATCCGACCAAGCTGAAAATAAATGCCGCCGCAGCACCTAAACCTATCAAACTAAACATGTTTAGTCTCCAGGTCTTGAACGAAGTCCAAGCCCTTTCGAAAAACATCCAAGTCGCATAAAAAACAACAGGCACCGTCAATCCCAACTGTATCCAGCCGTTTATATGCGGTGGCACTACTTTACCAATTGGATCGCCAGGAATCATTTCTCCCATAGCTAAAACAAAAATCGGAACCGTGAATCCAAGCGCTATCCAGAATTTTTTCAGCAGCATACGATAGGTATTGTCTTCCTCCTCAGTGGACGCCATTGGGACAAGGTCCATGCCGCAAATTGGACAATTTCCTGGGCCATCTTGTACAATTTCAGCGTGCATTGGACATGTATATTGTGCCCTTGTCTTAATTTCAGGAACTTTCTCTAAGTGCATCCCGCAAACGGGACAATTACCTGGGTTTTCATAGGTCTTATCACCTTCACAGTGCATCGGACAATAATAGATTTCGCTTTTATGATTTTCGGAAGCAACCTTTGATGTAGGAGATTGCGTCTGCTTACTCTCTGAGGTATTTTTATGTTCTTGATGCACATGTCCACTTTTCATTTCGACAAAAAACATCCCACATACGGGACAGTTTCCGGATTGGTCATAGGTCTTATCTCCCTCACAGTGCATAGGACAATAGTATGTACCAGATCGTGGTTCGTTTTCGGTGGCTTTCACTTTATGATGAGAAGTAGGATGTCCTGCACCTTCGTCGACCAAGATGTCTTTATCTTCACTAGCTACAGGCTTCAAGAACATGCCGCATACAGGGCAGCTTCCAGGTTGATCATAGACCTTGTTGCCTTCGCAGTGCATCGGACATGCATATTTGTCGGAGATTGATACAGGAGGGGTCCCTATAGGCATATCGTTACGTATTTCTTCAAGCGTATACTGTCCGATATTTGACAACTTATCTTGAAACTCTTGACGTGTAACGTCCCGCTCGGACGTAATGCTTACAAGGGGAGGATGTAGGCTCACCGTGGCATCAACACCAGACATCTCATTTAGTACATTTTCAACTTTAGCTCTGCATCCATCGCAGGACATTCCCGATATTTTAAATTTTTGTGTCATCATCTAAGCTTTAATTACCTTTGGTAAAGGTCGGAATAATAGAAAATTGCAACGTTATATAATTGTTGACGAATGGTATAATTTTCCTTTTCTTTCTTTCTTAAAAATCAATAATTCAACAAAAGAGCTAAAGTTTTGTTTTCCCATGTGAACAAAGAAGGGAAGGGTGGCCAAAAAGTCGATAAACATCAACTGGCACTTGCTTCGTAGCCGCTACAAGCTAATGAATACTTACTATGGATCGATATTCATACCTTTTTTGCGTAATAAACAAGGTGATGCAGTAGCCTACGTCTTTATGGTTCGCAAAAAAACTCGGTAATATCTAAACTGTTTAAATTGGGTTTGATTTGAGGTACAGGGTAGCCAGCAGTATCTTTATATAAAGATACTCCGAGAGCCACTAGCATACTTTCGGTTGCTGTTAGGTCATCAATCTGGCAGATTAGATTGGTGAAAGGCTGCGATTGGCGGACAAAGAGTAATTCACTATGTGTGTAGCGTGTTGTGAAGTCCATATTGAGATGGTCAATTTTGAATATCGTTAGATGTACCATAAAGGAGCTTGTTTCCTTTGGTATGTCTAAATGAAATTCGGGATTAAAGTTGGAAATCGTGGCCACGACCTCCCGTTGGTTTTTATTATAATCAATGTCGATTGGCAACAGCAAGGTATCCTTCAAAGGTGAGCTGTTGTTGAAGCTAAAGTTCTTCAACAACATCATGTTGGCCGGTAAGATTTCCCTCTTGCCTCGCATATTGATTTTATCTGCTTTTAATATCAGATTTAATCGTTTGACTAGTCTATTGAGATTAGAGGGTTCATAAAATAATTCATAATGCTGACCCATGGCATTTTTTAATGCAGATCGGATATTCTTTGCGAAAGAACTGACTCTTCCAAATTCTTGTGCATTTTCTTTGGAACGTTCGGCTAGATTGGATATTTCATTTTTGCTCTTTTTTGCAACTTTCTGTCTTACTCGATATTCATCACCACTTTTGTAAAAATTCAAGTCACCGATATTGCCCTCTAATTTAATGTTGCCTTTTTGGAATGCCATAACTGATCATGCGTTGGTTATCCTTAAAGATAAGGAATTAATTCGAAGATGTTAACGGAATATCCTATTGTTTCGCATATGTAATGCAGGTATTATGAATATATAATACCTACATATTACCTACATAATAGCTATATAATACTTGCATAATACCTCCCTGGAATATACAATTAGACACGGCTAGACAAGCGCTATGTCCATTCACTACAGATTTTGCGAAACATAGGATGCATCAGTCTTGAAAGATTACCTGAATATAAATAGCTGGATGATATTTGAAACTGGCTGCCCCAAAAAAAGGTGCCCAAGGGCACCTTTTTTGAAGCATGGATAATATTCTTCCGATTGATTAAATCCCCATCTCTTTAATAATGAATTGAGCATTGTCAATTTTGTCCGCAATCCAGAGTACATACCGGATATCAACCCCAATAGATCGACTATAGCTTTCATTCCATGCAAAATCATTGATGGTCGCATCATAGGAACGATCAAAGTTTACACCAATCAATTCTCCATAAGCATTCATAATTGGAGAACCCGAATTACCTCCAGTGGTGTCCATATTATAAAGAATATTCACAGGAACATCCTTCAAGTCTTTCTTCTCATATGCCCCAAAGTTTCTAGAAAGCCATGCCGATTTAATAGCGTCTGGATAAGCAAACTCTGGATTGTCATCATTTCCTTTCTCCAAGATGCCTTTTATAGTGGTAAATGGTTTCATATAGGTAGCATCTACAGGTGTATACCCTTTGATATTTCCATAAGTAAGTCTTAATGTAGAATTGGCATCGGGAATAAAGTTTTTAGCTTGATAGATTTCTTTCACAGCAACATAATCCCCCATTAACTTATTCAACTCACCTTCTCTACGTTGTTGTTCCTGACCAAATATCTGAACTTCAGATTCCAATGTTCTTTGAAAATCAAGAAGTTCATCACGATATCCCAACAGTTGTTTAGAAGAAGAAAGAATGTTGTCATTTAAAGATTGTAGACTATTTAATTTAGACGCCTTGATGAGATTTGTGATATAATTTTCTGCTTGGGCACGATTGCTGAATTTCTTATCCTGGATGGATCTGATACTATTCAACCCCTGCAATTCATAACCATCTCCAAACATACGGGCCCCAATAGATTCATCTACGCTTTGGTTATAACTCTCATACAAGACCGCTACATCACGCTTTACTTGTTCAATATTTAATTTGAAAAAATCTTCGGCATCCTTGGCTGATTTATATTTCGCTAGTTCGTCTTTAAAGGTGTTAATATAACGTGCTGCAGAGAGCAATTTAGTACTGGAATAGATATTGTTTAGCCAAAGCTCCTTTTGAGCGTCTTCGAATATCGTTTTATAGTACTTGTCAATATTCTCCATCAGACTACCATATTTGGTTTGGAGGTCTATCTTGCTACTGATAAAGGTCGAGAGGTCCTCATCTTCTTTGCGTTTACT encodes:
- a CDS encoding heavy metal translocating P-type ATPase encodes the protein MMTQKFKISGMSCDGCRAKVENVLNEMSGVDATVSLHPPLVSITSERDVTRQEFQDKLSNIGQYTLEEIRNDMPIGTPPVSISDKYACPMHCEGNKVYDQPGSCPVCGMFLKPVASEDKDILVDEGAGHPTSHHKVKATENEPRSGTYYCPMHCEGDKTYDQSGNCPVCGMFFVEMKSGHVHQEHKNTSESKQTQSPTSKVASENHKSEIYYCPMHCEGDKTYENPGNCPVCGMHLEKVPEIKTRAQYTCPMHAEIVQDGPGNCPICGMDLVPMASTEEEDNTYRMLLKKFWIALGFTVPIFVLAMGEMIPGDPIGKVVPPHINGWIQLGLTVPVVFYATWMFFERAWTSFKTWRLNMFSLIGLGAAAAFIFSLVGLLFPEIFPQEFRGHHGGVGLYFESVCVILTLVLLGQVMEAKAHSRTNSAIKELIKLTPSEAILVDNGQDRKIPVDAIELGNILKVRPGDKIPVDGVITEGNSTIDESMITGEPIPVDKVVGDKVSSGTINGNKTFLMEAQRVGEETLLSQIINMVNTASRSKAPIQKLTDRVSSIFVPVVIVISILTFAAWMIWGPEPKIVFAFANLLAVLIVACPCALGLATPMSVMVGVGKGAKNGILIKNAEALEKLNKVNVLVTDKTGTITEGKPTVNDVVPLAGYTKEDILQAAGSLNQNSTHPLAEATVLKAKQMSINFNQVIDFENISGKGVAGKIDGKRVLLGNDTLLTDFNIILDATIQNQVETEQSKGKTVSYLSIDDRLAGFITISDAIKTTSREAIHKLVEHGVEVVMITGDNERTAKAVADELGIKHYLAQALPEDKLNEIKKMQGEGKTVAMAGDGINDAPALAQADIGIAMGTGTDVAIESAQVTLIKGDLNGIVKAKILSEKLTRNIKENLTFAFLYNVLGIPVAAGLLYPFFGVLLSPMIAAAAMSFSSVSVILNSLRLNAATLKG
- a CDS encoding S46 family peptidase: MNIFNKKGLAIALLFTVSTIHFSAKAPDEGMFPLSELNRAGLKAAGLKINEKDIYNPGKVGLVDALVQISGCTGSFVSGKGLIVTNHHCAFSAVQLASTPEKDYLKNGFVANSFEQEVQAKGLTIRITDSYEDVSNQVLAAVANITDPIQRINLIKQKREELAATAQKKDPTIKAEVSEMFIGKTYVLFRYKTIEDVRLVYIPRRDIGEFGGETDNWVWPRHTGDFSFVRAYVAPDGSSAKYAKENVPYQPKKFLKVNPKGVDENDFVFILGYPGKTFRHRPTQYIEYQQKFLLPYTAELYDFQNRQMDLAGKNDKATELALATRIKRNANVMKNYRGKLKGLRNIDLISSKRKEDEDLSTFISSKIDLQTKYGSLMENIDKYYKTIFEDAQKELWLNNIYSSTKLLSAARYINTFKDELAKYKSAKDAEDFFKLNIEQVKRDVAVLYESYNQSVDESIGARMFGDGYELQGLNSIRSIQDKKFSNRAQAENYITNLIKASKLNSLQSLNDNILSSSKQLLGYRDELLDFQRTLESEVQIFGQEQQRREGELNKLMGDYVAVKEIYQAKNFIPDANSTLRLTYGNIKGYTPVDATYMKPFTTIKGILEKGNDDNPEFAYPDAIKSAWLSRNFGAYEKKDLKDVPVNILYNMDTTGGNSGSPIMNAYGELIGVNFDRSYDATINDFAWNESYSRSIGVDIRYVLWIADKIDNAQFIIKEMGI